A single genomic interval of Bos indicus isolate NIAB-ARS_2022 breed Sahiwal x Tharparkar chromosome 5, NIAB-ARS_B.indTharparkar_mat_pri_1.0, whole genome shotgun sequence harbors:
- the LOC109559138 gene encoding tubulin alpha-1A chain: MRECISIHVGQAGVQIGNACWELYCLEHGIQPDGQMPSDKTIGGGDDSFNTFFSETGAGKHVPRAVFVDLEPTVIDEVRTGTYRQLFHPEQLITGKEDAANNYARGHYTIGKEIIDLVLDRIRKLADQCTGLQGFLVFHSFGGGTGSGFTSLLMERLSVDYGKKSKLEFSIYPAPQVSTAVVEPYNSILTTHTTLEHSDCAFMVDNEAIYDICRRNLDIERPTYTNLNRLIGQIVSSITASLRFDGALNVDLTEFQTNLVPYPRIHFPLATYAPVISAEKAYHEQLSVAEITNACFEPANQMVKCDPRHGKYMACCLLYRGDVVPKDVNAAIATIKTKRTIQFVDWCPTGFKVGINYQPPTVVPGGDLAKVQRAVCMLSNTTAIAEAWARLDHKFDLMYAKRAFVHWYVGEGMEEGEFSEAREDMAALEKDYEEVGVDSVEGEGEEEGEEY, translated from the exons ATG CGTGAGTGCATCTCCATCCACGTTGGCCAGGCTGGTGTCCAGATCGGCAATGCCTGCTGGGAGCTCTACTGCCTGGAACACGGCATTCAGCCCGATGGCCAGATGCCAAGTGACAAGACTATTGGGGGAGGAGACGACTCCTTCAACACCTTCTTCAGTGAGACAGGGGCTGGCAAGCATGTGCCCAGGGCAGTGTTTGTAGACCTGGAACCCACAGTCATTG atgagGTTCGCACTGGCACCTACCGCCAGCTCTTCCACCCTGAGCAGCTCATCACAGGCAAAGAAGATGCTGCCAATAACTATGCCCGGGGTCACTACACCATTGGCAAGGAGATCATTGACCTCGTCTTGGACCGAATTCGGAAACTG GCTGACCAGTGCACAGGTCTTCAGGGCTTCTTGGTTTTCCACAGCTTTGGTGGGGGAACTGGTTCTGGGTTCACCTCCCTGCTGATGGAACGCCTCTCAGTTGATTATGGCAAGAAGTCCAAGCTGGAGTTCTCCATTTACCCAGCCCCCCAGGTTTCCACAGCTGTCGTTGAGCCCTACAACTCCATCCTCACCACCCACACCACCCTGGAGCACTCTGATTGTGCCTTCATGGTAGACAATGAGGCCATCTATGACATCTGTCGTAGAAACCTCGACATTGAGCGCCCGACATATACTAACCTGAATAGGCTGATAGGTCAAATTGTGTCCTCCATCACTGCTTCCCTGAGGTTTGATGGCGCCCTGAATGTGGATCTGACAGAGTTCCAGACCAACCTGGTGCCCTATCCCCGCATCCACTTCCCTCTGGCCACATACGCCCCTGTCATCTCTGCTGAGAAAGCCTACCATGAACAGCTTTCTGTAGCAGAGATCACCAATGCTTGCTTTGAGCCAGCCAACCAGATGGTGAAATGTGACCCTCGCCATGGGAAATACATGGCCTGCTGCCTGTTGTACCGTGGTGATGTGGTTCCCAAAGATGTCAATGCTGCCATTGCCACCATCAAGACCAAGCGTACCATCCAGTTTGTGGACTGGTGCCCCACTGGCTTCAAGGTTGGCATTAACTACCAGCCTCCCACTGTGGTACCTGGTGGCGACCTGGCCAAAGTACAGCgagctgtgtgcatgctaagcaaCACCACAGCCATCGCTGAGGCCTGGGCTCGCCTGGACCACAAATTTGACCTGATGTATGCCAAGCGTGCCTTTGTTCACTGGTACGTGGGTGAGGGCATGGAGGAAGGAGAGTTTTCTGAGGCCCGTGAGGACATGGCTGCCCTTGAGAAGGATTATGAGGAGGTTGGTGTGGATTCtgtggaaggagaaggagaggaagaaggagaggaatACTAA